A genomic segment from Amycolatopsis camponoti encodes:
- a CDS encoding acyl-CoA dehydrogenase family protein: MIDFRLDEEYEALRKTVEDFAHAEVAPVIGELYEKEEFPYAIVAKMAEMGLFGLPFPEEFGGMGGDYFALCLALEELARVDSSVAITLEAGVSLGAMPIFRFGTQEQKETWLPDLCAGTALGGFGLTEPGGGSDAGATRTRATLDGDSWVVNGSKAFITNSGTDITRLVTVTAVTDVMENGRKEISAILIPSGTPGFEVAPKYSKVGWNCSDTHELSFSDVRVPAENLVGTRGRGYAQFLSILDEGRVAIAALSVGLAQGCVDECLQYVKDRVAFGKRIGEYQAIQFKIADMEVRTHTARLAYYQAASKMLRGEPFKKEASIAKLVASNAAMDNARDATQIFGGYGFMNEYPVSRFYRDAKILEIGEGTSEVQKMLISRHLGVA, encoded by the coding sequence GTGATCGACTTCCGCCTGGACGAGGAGTACGAGGCCCTCCGCAAGACCGTGGAGGACTTCGCGCACGCCGAGGTCGCGCCGGTCATCGGCGAGCTGTACGAGAAGGAAGAGTTCCCGTACGCGATCGTCGCGAAGATGGCCGAGATGGGCCTGTTCGGCCTGCCGTTCCCCGAGGAGTTCGGCGGCATGGGCGGCGACTACTTCGCGCTGTGCCTCGCCCTGGAGGAACTCGCGCGGGTCGATTCGTCGGTGGCGATCACCCTGGAGGCCGGCGTTTCGCTCGGCGCGATGCCGATCTTCCGCTTCGGGACGCAGGAGCAGAAGGAGACGTGGCTGCCTGATCTTTGCGCCGGGACGGCGTTGGGCGGCTTCGGCCTGACCGAACCGGGTGGCGGCTCGGACGCCGGCGCGACCCGGACCCGGGCCACTTTGGACGGTGACAGCTGGGTCGTCAACGGCAGCAAGGCGTTCATCACGAACTCGGGCACGGACATCACGCGCCTGGTCACCGTCACGGCCGTGACGGACGTGATGGAGAACGGCCGCAAGGAGATCTCGGCGATCCTGATCCCGTCGGGGACGCCGGGCTTCGAGGTGGCGCCGAAGTACTCGAAGGTCGGCTGGAACTGCTCGGACACGCACGAGCTGTCCTTTTCGGACGTCCGTGTCCCGGCGGAGAACCTGGTCGGCACCCGTGGCCGCGGGTACGCCCAGTTCCTGTCTATTTTGGACGAAGGGCGCGTCGCGATCGCCGCGCTGTCGGTGGGTCTGGCGCAGGGCTGCGTCGACGAGTGCCTGCAGTACGTCAAGGACCGCGTCGCGTTCGGCAAGCGGATCGGGGAGTACCAGGCGATCCAGTTCAAGATCGCCGACATGGAGGTCCGCACGCACACGGCCCGCCTGGCGTACTACCAGGCGGCGTCGAAGATGCTGCGCGGCGAGCCGTTCAAGAAGGAAGCTTCGATCGCGAAGCTGGTGGCCTCGAACGCGGCCATGGACAACGCGCGCGACGCGACCCAGATCTTCGGCGGCTACGGCTTCATGAACGAATACCCGGTGAGCCGCTTCTACCGCGACGCGAAGATCCTGGAGATCGGCGAGGGGACGAGCGAGGTCCAGAAGATGCTGATCTCGCGTCACCTCGGCGTGGCCTGA
- a CDS encoding YbaB/EbfC family nucleoid-associated protein: MTQSVPPGDDPLAAFTVELEEIRAKAAEAQERLRSAVATVQAPDGAVSVTVGPSGVLQELRFGPRAYERPPQALSSLVMQLIGRAQQKVSAQVADAFSGMVGENSDARELLDEFLPAPEQPEATQPGKSDVFMPEQEAEDRPPRPPAPPHRPPPPPQQQQPPQQGPPRRRPRPAPEEDDGESNPW, encoded by the coding sequence TTGACCCAGTCAGTGCCCCCCGGCGACGATCCGCTGGCCGCGTTCACCGTCGAACTCGAGGAAATCCGGGCAAAAGCCGCGGAAGCCCAGGAACGACTCCGATCCGCCGTCGCCACGGTGCAAGCGCCGGACGGAGCGGTCTCGGTGACCGTCGGCCCGAGCGGGGTCCTGCAGGAGCTCCGGTTCGGCCCCCGCGCGTACGAGCGTCCCCCGCAAGCCTTGTCCAGCCTGGTGATGCAGCTGATCGGCCGCGCGCAGCAGAAGGTTTCGGCCCAGGTCGCCGACGCGTTCAGCGGCATGGTGGGCGAAAACTCGGACGCCCGCGAGCTGTTGGACGAGTTCCTGCCGGCACCCGAGCAGCCCGAGGCGACGCAGCCGGGCAAGAGCGACGTGTTCATGCCGGAGCAGGAGGCCGAAGACCGTCCGCCGCGGCCGCCCGCGCCACCGCACCGCCCGCCGCCGCCGCCTCAACAACAGCAGCCGCCGCAGCAAGGTCCGCCGCGACGTCGTCCCCGGCCCGCGCCGGAAGAGGACGACGGCGAAAGCAACCCCTGGTAG
- a CDS encoding GNAT family N-acetyltransferase, protein MDNTVIRSGDSGDADTLLGFFDEAVEWLVARGSAKQWGTEPWSRVPKRVERVKGMAADPGLRIAMVDGEPAGALIVSEEHDPHVPPVNERELYVRLLITSRRFTGRRVGGRLVEYALDEARRRGIDLVRVDCWAGGDGALQRYYESQGFKPTVRFHVEDWVGQVFEQRVG, encoded by the coding sequence ATGGACAACACCGTCATCCGATCGGGTGACTCTGGGGACGCTGACACGCTGCTGGGCTTCTTCGACGAAGCCGTCGAATGGCTCGTCGCGCGGGGCAGTGCGAAGCAGTGGGGGACCGAGCCGTGGAGCCGCGTCCCGAAGCGCGTCGAGCGCGTCAAGGGGATGGCCGCGGACCCCGGTCTGCGCATCGCGATGGTCGACGGCGAACCCGCCGGCGCGCTGATCGTCTCCGAGGAGCACGACCCGCACGTGCCGCCGGTTAACGAGCGTGAACTGTACGTCCGGCTGCTGATCACGTCGCGGCGGTTCACCGGGCGGCGCGTCGGCGGGCGTCTTGTCGAGTACGCGCTCGACGAGGCTCGGCGGCGCGGCATCGACCTCGTGCGCGTCGACTGCTGGGCCGGCGGCGACGGCGCCTTGCAGCGCTACTACGAGAGCCAGGGCTTCAAGCCGACGGTGCGGTTCCACGTCGAGGACTGGGTCGGGCAGGTCTTCGAACAACGCGTGGGGTAG
- a CDS encoding SDR family oxidoreductase: MAEELAGKVVVITGGGQGIGAATASALSKLGAKVVIGDLDLVRAEKTAGELDAEALPLDVTDIRGFTEFLDEVERRHGRIDVLINNAGIMPLGELEAESDATTRRQIEINLHAVIHGTREAMKRMRPRRSGHIVNVASFAGKAGFPGAATYCATKHAVVGLSEAVHLELHGSGVHVSCVMPAIVRTELASGLGEAKLFKSSRPEDVADAIVAALRKPRLEVFVPRSVGTMGKLTRLLPRRAGEALARALKADQLLASAAHSPARADYEARAAESAPGAGTE, translated from the coding sequence ATGGCCGAGGAACTCGCGGGCAAGGTCGTCGTCATCACCGGCGGCGGGCAGGGGATCGGCGCGGCGACCGCGTCGGCGCTGTCCAAGCTGGGCGCGAAGGTGGTGATCGGCGACCTCGACCTGGTCCGGGCCGAGAAAACCGCCGGGGAGCTGGACGCCGAGGCGCTGCCGCTGGACGTCACCGACATCCGCGGGTTCACCGAGTTCCTCGACGAGGTCGAACGCCGGCACGGCCGGATCGACGTCCTGATCAACAACGCCGGGATCATGCCGCTCGGCGAGCTGGAGGCGGAGAGCGACGCGACCACCCGGCGTCAGATCGAAATCAACCTGCACGCCGTCATCCACGGCACCCGCGAAGCGATGAAGCGGATGCGGCCGCGGCGGTCCGGGCACATCGTCAACGTCGCTTCCTTCGCGGGCAAAGCGGGTTTCCCGGGCGCGGCGACGTACTGCGCGACCAAGCACGCCGTCGTGGGGCTGTCCGAAGCGGTGCACCTCGAGCTGCACGGATCCGGCGTCCACGTCTCGTGCGTCATGCCCGCGATCGTCCGGACGGAGCTCGCGAGCGGCCTCGGCGAGGCGAAGCTGTTCAAGTCGTCGCGCCCGGAGGACGTGGCCGACGCCATCGTGGCCGCGCTGCGCAAGCCTCGTCTCGAGGTCTTCGTGCCCCGATCCGTGGGAACTATGGGCAAGCTCACCCGGCTGCTGCCGCGGCGGGCCGGCGAAGCGCTCGCTCGTGCTCTGAAGGCGGACCAGCTTTTGGCCTCAGCGGCCCATTCCCCGGCCCGCGCGGACTACGAGGCGCGAGCCGCCGAGAGCGCCCCCGGGGCGGGCACGGAGTAA
- a CDS encoding alpha/beta fold hydrolase produces the protein MVSPPARLAAAASNVVGKVLHGGVADLRPMPRVLIDQGPNRSVYRMTHSSRPVSGPPILLVPPLAAPAICFDLRRGCSLIEHLVEGGRNAYLVDYGMVAFSDRRLGIEHWIDEVLPRAIRKVSADNGGQAVHLVSWSLGGIFSLLVNADQPDLPIASITAIGSPVDFTAIPIIAPFRPLVDLTNGHLLTPIYRAFGGAPSYLVSRVFRATGISKEITKPIAILSHLDDRDYLAQIEAVDHFMGNMYAYPGRTFGQLYHRLFRTNDLAEGKVDLNGRIISLSSVRVPTLVVAGENDTIAPRPSVERVVELLDKAPEVRFKTAPGGHLGVLTGRKARGTTWRYLDEFLDDQVSESAD, from the coding sequence ATGGTTTCACCGCCCGCACGATTGGCCGCGGCGGCGTCGAACGTGGTCGGCAAGGTGCTGCACGGCGGGGTCGCCGACCTGCGCCCGATGCCGCGGGTGCTGATCGACCAGGGCCCCAACCGCTCGGTGTACCGGATGACGCACAGCAGCCGTCCGGTGTCCGGGCCGCCGATCCTGCTGGTGCCGCCGCTGGCCGCGCCGGCGATCTGCTTCGACCTGCGCCGCGGCTGCAGCCTCATCGAGCACCTGGTCGAGGGCGGTCGCAACGCGTACCTCGTCGACTACGGCATGGTCGCCTTCTCGGACCGGCGCCTCGGCATCGAGCACTGGATCGACGAGGTCCTGCCGCGCGCGATCCGCAAGGTGAGCGCCGACAACGGTGGCCAGGCCGTGCACCTGGTGTCGTGGTCGCTGGGCGGGATCTTCTCGTTGCTGGTGAACGCGGACCAGCCGGACCTGCCGATCGCGTCGATCACCGCGATCGGCTCCCCGGTGGACTTCACGGCGATCCCGATCATCGCGCCGTTCCGCCCGCTGGTGGACCTGACGAACGGCCACCTGCTGACCCCGATCTACCGTGCGTTCGGCGGTGCACCGTCCTATTTGGTCAGTCGCGTGTTCCGCGCGACGGGCATCAGCAAGGAGATCACGAAGCCGATCGCGATCCTTTCGCACCTCGACGACCGCGACTACCTCGCGCAGATCGAGGCGGTCGACCACTTCATGGGCAACATGTACGCCTACCCGGGCCGCACGTTCGGCCAGCTGTACCACCGCTTGTTCCGCACGAACGACCTGGCGGAGGGCAAGGTGGACCTCAACGGGCGCATCATCTCGCTGTCGTCGGTGCGGGTCCCGACGCTGGTGGTGGCGGGCGAGAACGACACGATCGCGCCGCGGCCGTCGGTGGAGCGGGTGGTGGAGCTGCTGGACAAGGCCCCGGAGGTCCGCTTCAAGACGGCGCCGGGCGGCCACCTCGGCGTCCTGACGGGCCGCAAGGCGCGCGGCACGACGTGGCGCTACCTGGACGAGTTCCTCGACGACCAGGTTTCGGAGTCAGCCGACTAG
- a CDS encoding peptidoglycan recognition protein family protein: MYVPWLVDAARSTGYPVVEVPGWQTRGHGGMRVVEGVVGHHTATADSAPGDYPSLDIVTRGRADLAGPLCNLGLGRSGTVYVVAAGCAYHAGASRWLGFLDVNDEFLGIEAESAGNGGWTPAQLDAYPKLVAALLRYMNRGVERYAGHKDVCVPVGRKIDPVGIDTAWLRERAANPTATAPQTGVEILERVTVTPPDAGEHVVRVYLAGSAGGAIVIRPRLGGDGFARPMWVSNVFAWGSDRAGVGHNPAQIPGHDPKLTSHRRYDLPGAVWADVRYSAAEPFEIDLVG, encoded by the coding sequence TTGTACGTTCCCTGGCTCGTCGATGCCGCTCGCAGCACCGGCTATCCCGTTGTCGAGGTGCCCGGGTGGCAGACTCGCGGCCACGGCGGCATGCGCGTCGTCGAAGGGGTGGTCGGGCACCACACCGCCACCGCCGACTCCGCTCCCGGTGACTACCCCTCGCTCGACATCGTCACGCGGGGCCGGGCCGATCTCGCCGGGCCGCTGTGCAACCTCGGGCTCGGGCGCAGCGGCACCGTCTACGTCGTCGCCGCCGGGTGTGCCTATCACGCCGGTGCCTCGCGCTGGCTCGGGTTCCTCGATGTCAACGACGAGTTCCTCGGCATCGAAGCCGAGTCCGCCGGCAACGGGGGCTGGACGCCCGCGCAGCTCGACGCCTACCCGAAGCTCGTCGCCGCGTTGCTGCGTTACATGAACCGCGGCGTCGAACGGTACGCCGGGCACAAGGACGTCTGCGTTCCCGTCGGCCGCAAGATCGACCCCGTCGGCATCGACACCGCCTGGCTGCGCGAACGCGCCGCCAACCCCACCGCCACCGCACCCCAGACGGGCGTCGAAATCCTCGAGCGCGTCACCGTCACGCCGCCGGACGCCGGGGAGCACGTCGTGCGCGTCTACCTCGCCGGCAGCGCCGGTGGGGCGATCGTCATCCGGCCGCGGCTGGGCGGAGACGGCTTCGCGCGGCCGATGTGGGTGTCGAACGTCTTCGCGTGGGGTTCGGATCGCGCGGGCGTCGGCCACAACCCGGCGCAGATCCCGGGCCACGACCCGAAGCTGACGTCGCACCGGCGCTACGACCTGCCCGGCGCGGTCTGGGCGGACGTCCGCTACAGCGCGGCCGAACCCTTCGAGATCGACCTAGTCGGCTGA
- a CDS encoding acyl-CoA dehydrogenase family protein, which translates to MINLEAPKKAGALINQAYQAAAEVFRPISRKYDRAEHTYPSELDMFAALLDGLNSSGEGGAGAAGVRRSGSDDKEKGNRNGANLNVVLGTIEMCWGDVGLLLSMPRQGLGNAAIGSVATDEQLERFSGMWAAMAITEPSFGSDSAAVSTTARLDGDHYVLNGEKIFVTSGERADAVVVWATLDKSKGRAAIKSFVVEKGTPGFEVVRVEHKLGIRASDTAVLRFENCRVPAENLLGSPEIDTAKGFAGVMQTFDNTRPLVAAMAIGVARAALEETRRILTEAGVVIDYDRPANSQHAAAAEFLRLEADYESAYLLTLESAWMADNRKPNSLQASMAKAKAGRSVVEIALKCVELTGAYGEESLLEKWARDAKILDIFEGTQQIQQLIVARRILGKTSAELK; encoded by the coding sequence ATGATTAACCTGGAAGCTCCCAAGAAGGCCGGCGCCCTGATCAACCAGGCGTACCAGGCCGCGGCCGAGGTGTTCCGGCCGATCTCGCGCAAGTACGACCGCGCGGAGCACACGTACCCCAGCGAGCTGGACATGTTCGCGGCGCTGCTGGACGGCCTCAACTCCTCCGGCGAAGGCGGCGCGGGCGCGGCGGGTGTCCGCCGGTCCGGCTCCGACGACAAGGAGAAGGGCAACCGCAACGGCGCCAACCTGAACGTCGTCCTCGGCACGATCGAGATGTGCTGGGGCGACGTCGGCCTGCTGCTGTCGATGCCGCGCCAGGGCCTCGGCAACGCGGCGATCGGCTCGGTGGCGACGGACGAGCAGCTCGAGCGCTTCTCCGGCATGTGGGCGGCGATGGCGATCACCGAGCCGTCCTTCGGCTCGGACTCCGCGGCGGTCAGCACGACGGCGCGGCTCGACGGCGACCACTACGTGTTGAACGGCGAGAAGATCTTCGTGACGTCGGGCGAGCGCGCGGACGCGGTGGTCGTGTGGGCGACGCTGGACAAGTCCAAGGGCCGCGCGGCGATCAAGTCGTTCGTGGTGGAGAAGGGGACGCCGGGCTTCGAGGTGGTGCGCGTCGAGCACAAGCTCGGCATCCGCGCTTCGGACACGGCGGTGCTGCGCTTCGAGAACTGCCGGGTGCCGGCGGAGAACCTGCTGGGTAGCCCGGAGATCGACACGGCCAAGGGTTTCGCGGGCGTCATGCAGACGTTCGACAACACCCGCCCGCTGGTGGCGGCGATGGCGATCGGCGTGGCGCGGGCAGCGCTGGAGGAGACGCGGCGGATCTTGACCGAGGCGGGCGTGGTGATCGACTACGACCGCCCGGCGAACTCCCAGCACGCGGCGGCGGCGGAATTCCTCCGCCTGGAGGCGGACTACGAGTCGGCGTACCTGTTGACGCTGGAATCAGCGTGGATGGCGGACAACCGCAAGCCGAACTCCCTGCAGGCGTCGATGGCGAAGGCCAAGGCGGGTCGGTCGGTGGTGGAGATCGCGCTGAAGTGCGTCGAGCTGACCGGGGCTTACGGTGAGGAGTCTTTGCTCGAAAAGTGGGCCCGGGACGCCAAGATTCTGGACATCTTCGAGGGGACGCAGCAGATCCAGCAGCTGATCGTCGCTCGCCGGATCCTCGGCAAGACGTCGGCTGAACTGAAGTAG
- a CDS encoding acyl-CoA dehydrogenase family protein — protein sequence MGWGLSALTRLAGSKVVDRAGLRKPIEGLVTAGTRNGFRVAGAATRSFKSVQKLGKPARLAPSSDTGLFDLTPSEDQQLIVETVTEFAAEQLRPAAADADAKLEAPEGLLTRAAELGISLVGIPEELGGVGTERSVVTNALVAEALAHGDLGLAVAVLAPSAVSTALVSWGDEQQQADYLPAFVGENVPAAALALQEQKALYDPFKPATKARRTPKGYQLDGVKSLVPRAAQAELFIVSADLEGRGPALFLVESSNAGVTIESEPAMGLRGAATGKLHLERVNLPAGALLGGGKLDVFTDLVRLSRLGWAALAAGTAKAVLDYVVPYVNERVAFGEPISHRQAVAFSVADIAIELEGLRLVTLRAAARAEQGKPYAREVALARKLATDKGMQIGSAGVQLLGGHGFVKEHPVERWYRDLRAIGVMEGAVLL from the coding sequence ATGGGCTGGGGCCTTTCCGCGCTGACCCGGCTGGCCGGGAGCAAGGTCGTCGATCGGGCGGGGCTGCGCAAGCCCATCGAAGGCCTGGTCACCGCGGGGACGCGCAACGGCTTCCGCGTCGCCGGCGCCGCGACCCGGTCGTTCAAGTCGGTGCAGAAGCTGGGCAAGCCCGCCCGGCTCGCGCCGTCGTCCGACACCGGGCTGTTCGACCTCACGCCGAGCGAGGACCAGCAGCTCATCGTCGAGACCGTGACGGAGTTCGCCGCCGAGCAGCTGCGCCCGGCCGCCGCGGACGCCGACGCCAAGCTCGAGGCACCCGAAGGCCTGCTGACCCGGGCCGCCGAGCTGGGCATCAGCCTGGTCGGCATCCCCGAGGAGCTCGGCGGCGTCGGCACCGAACGCTCGGTCGTCACCAACGCGCTCGTCGCGGAAGCGCTCGCGCACGGGGACCTCGGCCTGGCCGTGGCCGTGCTCGCGCCGTCCGCGGTGAGCACCGCGCTGGTCAGCTGGGGTGACGAGCAGCAGCAGGCCGACTACCTGCCCGCGTTCGTCGGCGAGAACGTGCCCGCCGCGGCGCTGGCGCTGCAGGAGCAGAAGGCGCTCTACGACCCGTTCAAGCCCGCGACGAAGGCGCGTCGCACGCCGAAGGGCTACCAGCTCGACGGCGTCAAGTCGCTGGTCCCGCGCGCGGCGCAGGCCGAGTTGTTCATCGTGTCGGCCGACCTCGAAGGCCGCGGCCCGGCGCTGTTCCTGGTCGAGTCGTCGAACGCCGGCGTGACCATCGAGTCCGAACCGGCCATGGGCCTGCGCGGCGCCGCGACCGGCAAGCTGCACCTCGAACGCGTGAACCTGCCCGCGGGCGCGCTGCTCGGCGGCGGCAAGCTCGACGTCTTCACCGACCTCGTCCGGCTGTCGCGGCTGGGTTGGGCGGCGCTGGCCGCCGGCACCGCGAAGGCCGTCCTCGACTACGTCGTCCCCTACGTCAACGAGCGGGTGGCGTTCGGCGAGCCGATCAGCCACCGGCAGGCGGTGGCGTTCTCCGTCGCCGACATCGCGATCGAGCTGGAGGGCCTGCGGCTGGTGACGCTGCGCGCGGCGGCGCGGGCCGAGCAGGGCAAGCCGTACGCGCGGGAGGTCGCGCTGGCCCGGAAACTGGCCACGGACAAGGGCATGCAGATCGGCAGCGCGGGTGTGCAGCTGCTGGGCGGGCACGGCTTCGTGAAGGAGCACCCCGTCGAGCGCTGGTACCGCGACCTGCGCGCCATCGGCGTCATGGAAGGCGCCGTCCTTCTCTAG
- a CDS encoding SDR family NAD(P)-dependent oxidoreductase: protein MTTYLITGAGGGLGAITARELAARGHRVVLAVRDLARVTPPPGDVEVRHLDLADLASVREFAAGWSGDLDVLVNNAGVMAVPDGKTADGFETHMAVNHFGPFLLTNLLLPHLTGRVVTVSSGLSRRGRLRLDDLNWEHRRYSAMGAYAQSKLANLLFTQELQRRLTESGSAVRAVAAHPGVARTGIDRHYGGVQALALRALYPVIAQKKAEYGALPILFAATEDIPGNAYVGPGGRKGERPKLERRRDDADARELWEISARLTS from the coding sequence ATGACCACTTACCTCATCACCGGGGCCGGCGGCGGCCTCGGCGCCATCACCGCCCGGGAACTCGCTGCCCGGGGACACCGGGTCGTCCTCGCCGTGCGCGACCTCGCCCGCGTCACGCCGCCGCCGGGCGACGTAGAGGTCCGGCACCTCGACCTCGCCGACCTGGCCTCGGTGCGCGAGTTCGCCGCCGGCTGGTCCGGTGACCTCGACGTCCTGGTCAACAACGCCGGTGTCATGGCCGTGCCGGACGGGAAGACCGCCGACGGCTTCGAGACGCACATGGCCGTCAACCACTTCGGCCCGTTCCTGCTGACGAACCTGCTGCTGCCGCACCTCACCGGCCGGGTCGTCACCGTCTCGTCCGGGCTGTCGCGGCGGGGACGGCTCCGTCTCGACGACCTGAACTGGGAGCACCGCCGATACTCCGCGATGGGGGCGTACGCGCAGTCGAAGCTGGCGAACCTGCTGTTCACCCAGGAGTTGCAGCGGCGGCTCACCGAGTCCGGGAGCGCGGTCCGGGCCGTCGCCGCGCACCCCGGCGTCGCGCGCACCGGGATCGACCGGCACTACGGCGGCGTGCAGGCCCTGGCGTTGAGGGCGCTCTACCCGGTCATCGCGCAGAAGAAGGCGGAGTACGGCGCGCTGCCCATCCTGTTCGCCGCGACCGAGGACATCCCGGGCAACGCCTACGTCGGCCCGGGCGGCCGGAAGGGCGAGCGGCCGAAGCTCGAACGGCGGCGGGACGACGCCGACGCTCGCGAGCTGTGGGAGATTTCGGCACGACTTACGTCGTAA
- a CDS encoding helix-turn-helix transcriptional regulator — protein MDRAELADFLRRRREALRPDDVGLPLGQRRRTSGLRREEVATLSGMSTDYYTRLEQQRGPRPSEQMLAAIARGLRLTLDERDHLFRLAGHTAPSRVSRADHVSPALMRVLDRLHDTPAQVMSNLGETLVQNRPAQALLGDETGHAGPARSAAYRWFTDPAEQLLYPPADRGRHARFLVASLRAASGSDPRAAELARLLAAKSAEFAKLWEAHEVAVPFERRKTLVHPDVGEIALDCQLLHTDDFAQVLLVFTATPGTEDAEKLQLLSVVGPELL, from the coding sequence GTGGACCGTGCCGAGCTCGCCGACTTCCTGCGCCGCCGCCGTGAGGCCCTGCGCCCGGACGACGTCGGGCTGCCGCTCGGGCAGCGTCGCCGGACGTCCGGCCTGCGTCGCGAAGAGGTCGCGACGCTGTCGGGCATGTCCACCGACTACTACACGCGGCTGGAGCAGCAGCGCGGGCCGCGGCCGTCGGAGCAGATGCTGGCCGCGATCGCCCGCGGCCTCCGGCTGACGCTGGACGAGCGCGACCACCTGTTCCGGCTTGCCGGGCACACGGCGCCATCGCGCGTGTCGCGTGCGGACCATGTCAGCCCGGCGCTGATGCGCGTGCTGGACCGGCTGCACGACACACCCGCGCAGGTGATGTCGAACCTCGGCGAGACGCTGGTGCAGAACCGGCCGGCCCAGGCGCTGCTCGGGGACGAGACCGGCCACGCCGGGCCCGCGCGCAGCGCCGCCTACCGGTGGTTCACCGACCCGGCGGAGCAGCTCTTGTACCCGCCGGCCGACCGCGGACGTCACGCCCGGTTCCTGGTGGCGAGCCTGCGCGCGGCGTCGGGCAGCGACCCCCGGGCCGCGGAGCTGGCGCGGCTGCTGGCGGCGAAGAGCGCGGAGTTCGCGAAGCTGTGGGAGGCGCACGAAGTCGCGGTGCCGTTCGAGCGGCGCAAGACGCTCGTGCACCCGGACGTCGGCGAGATCGCGCTCGACTGCCAGCTGCTCCACACCGACGACTTCGCCCAGGTGCTCCTCGTCTTCACCGCCACGCCCGGCACCGAAGACGCCGAGAAGCTGCAGCTGCTGTCCGTCGTCGGCCCGGAGCTGTTATGA
- a CDS encoding low temperature requirement protein A, translated as MPTTRLHLVSADEDHRVSTIELFFDLVFVYAITQTTQLMADHLSPAGVGQGLAMLAVLWWCWCSYAWLGTTIHVDHGIARLAMFGAMTVMFLVSLTIPEAFVDHPGGLFAPGLFVVCYALVRLLHLVAYLGAARHDPGLRKVLLKMFVGLLPSVALLAVSTALSGPWQLGLWVVALLADYLNVYLAGPEGWRLNSPAHFAERFGLIVIIALGESIVAIGIGIGALPMSWLVAGGAVCGLALAAGMWWTYFDVVARVSEHRLTQATGTERTKLATDSYTFLHLPLIAGIVLVALGLKKSLLYLADTEHHTPGEALHGVPIWTLTGGLALYLVALSALRKRNLGSWNVQRLAAGVLLVAATPLLEHVPAAVLLLVVAGLVLGLIGFERLRFAEWRRQVHAEHS; from the coding sequence GTGCCCACGACACGCCTGCACCTGGTTAGCGCGGATGAGGATCACCGCGTCTCCACCATCGAGCTCTTCTTCGACCTCGTCTTCGTCTACGCCATCACCCAGACCACCCAGCTGATGGCCGACCACCTGAGCCCCGCCGGGGTCGGGCAGGGGCTCGCCATGCTCGCCGTCCTGTGGTGGTGCTGGTGCTCCTATGCCTGGCTCGGGACCACCATCCACGTCGACCACGGGATCGCGCGGCTGGCGATGTTCGGGGCCATGACCGTCATGTTCCTCGTTTCGCTCACGATCCCCGAGGCCTTCGTCGACCATCCCGGCGGCTTGTTCGCGCCCGGGTTGTTCGTTGTCTGCTACGCGCTCGTGCGGCTGCTGCACCTCGTCGCCTACCTCGGGGCCGCGCGGCATGATCCCGGGTTGCGCAAGGTCCTGCTCAAGATGTTCGTGGGGCTGCTGCCCTCCGTCGCGCTGCTCGCCGTGAGCACCGCGCTGAGCGGGCCGTGGCAGCTGGGCCTGTGGGTCGTCGCGCTGCTGGCCGACTACCTCAACGTCTACCTCGCCGGGCCCGAGGGCTGGCGGCTGAACTCGCCCGCGCACTTCGCCGAGCGGTTCGGGCTGATCGTGATCATCGCGCTCGGGGAGTCGATCGTCGCGATCGGCATCGGGATCGGGGCACTGCCGATGTCGTGGCTGGTCGCCGGCGGCGCCGTGTGCGGGCTGGCGCTGGCCGCCGGGATGTGGTGGACCTACTTCGACGTCGTCGCGCGCGTCTCCGAACACCGGCTGACCCAGGCCACCGGCACCGAGCGGACGAAGCTCGCCACCGACTCCTACACCTTCCTGCACCTGCCGCTGATCGCCGGGATCGTGCTCGTCGCCCTCGGCCTGAAGAAGTCGCTCCTCTACCTCGCCGACACCGAGCACCACACGCCCGGCGAAGCGCTGCACGGCGTGCCGATCTGGACGCTGACCGGGGGTCTCGCGCTCTACCTGGTCGCGCTGAGCGCCCTGCGCAAGCGCAACCTCGGCAGCTGGAACGTCCAGCGGCTGGCCGCCGGCGTCCTGCTCGTCGCGGCGACACCGTTGCTGGAGCACGTGCCCGCGGCCGTGCTGCTGCTGGTCGTCGCCGGGCTCGTGCTCGGGCTCATCGGCTTCGAACGCCTGCGGTTCGCCGAGTGGCGGCGGCAGGTGCACGCCGAGCACTCATAA